AGACGTCCTTGGGATGGGTGAGCGAGTGCTGCGGCACCAGCAGCACATCGTCAAACGTGAGAGCCACGTCCTCGCGCACGCGCTGCGCACCGGTCCGTGGCTCCTCAAGACGCGAAGGCCCGCCTTCCGAACGATCCGGAGTCGCGGGCCGAGTGGTGGGTCGGGTTGTGGGCGGCATGGCGAAAGGTAGAAGAGGGCCAAAAACAGCGCAACGGCGAGCGGGCGCGGGGCGGAACCCGCGCCGTTCACGCCCGGCGCAGCTTCTTGAACCCACCCCGCCAGCCCTTGGGCAGGAAGAACACCGCCGCCGCGATCGCCGCCTCCACGTTCAACCCGTCCAGATCGTCCGGATCCCCGTGCCAGTGGTCGAGCAGCACCTCGGGACCCGCGCGGTCGAGCAGCCGCTCGAGGGCGAGCAGCAGGAAGAACACGTCGTCCACCTGCCCCAGGAAGGGAATGAAATCCGGAATCAGATCGATGGGCGACACGATGTACGCGAGCGCGCCGAGCACGAACGCCTTGTCCACCCGCGAC
This window of the Gemmatimonadaceae bacterium genome carries:
- a CDS encoding YkvA family protein; translated protein: MTRAAPRTGARRAVLRYIAQLPQYVRLLWGLLGDRRVSRVDKAFVLGALAYIVSPIDLIPDFIPFLGQVDDVFFLLLALERLLDRAGPEVLLDHWHGDPDDLDGLNVEAAIAAAVFFLPKGWRGGFKKLRRA